A part of Neoarius graeffei isolate fNeoGra1 chromosome 8, fNeoGra1.pri, whole genome shotgun sequence genomic DNA contains:
- the slc25a18 gene encoding mitochondrial glutamate carrier 1: MTEQKAGLLTKLINGGVAGLVGVTCVFPIDLAKTRLQNQQGARVYSGMFDCLTKTIRTDGYFGMYRGAAVNLTLVTPEKAIKLAANDIFRQQLTKDGKLPLWGEILAGCGAGTCQVVVTTPMEMLKIQLQDAGRLAAQKSVSASAPASSPSLASSHHAAVRRSATAITLELLRTQGLRGLYKGIGATLLRDVPFSMIYFPLFAKFNAVGRSGALPHEHAPFLQSFVSGCAAGSVAAVAVTPLDVIKTRLQTLQKGEGEDSYRGIIDCTRRILSREGPSAFLKGATCRALVIAPLFGIAQGIYFLGVGEQVMKLLG, translated from the exons ATGACGGAACAGAAAGCTGG CCTCCTTACTAAGCTGATTAATGGGGGCGTGGCTGGGCTGGTGGGCGTGACCTGCGTGTTCCCCATTGATCTGGCTAAGACCCGCCTCCAGAATCAGCAGGGTGCTCGTGTCTATAGTGGGAT gttCGACTGTTTGACCAAGACGATTAGAACAGACGGCTACTTTGGGATGTATCGAG GTGCTGCAGTGAACCTCACCCTTGTAACTCCAGAGAAAGCGATAAAACTTGCAGCCAATGATATCTTCAGACAGCAGCTCACCAAGGACGG GAAGTTACCATTATGGGGCGAAATCCTCGCAGGCTGTGGGGCAGGAACCTGTCAGGTGGTGGTCACAACCCCGATGGAGATGCTAAAAATACAGCTGCAGGATGCCGGAAGGTTGG CGGCGCAGAAATCCGTGTCTGCCTCGGCTCCGGCCTCCTCGCCATCCCTGGCGTCTTCTCATCATGCTGCGGTGCGTCGCTCAGCCACAGCTATAACGCTGGAGCTGCTGAGGACGCAGGGCCTCCGGGGCCTGTACAAGGGCATAGGGGCCACTCTGCTCAG GGATGTGCCGTTCTCGATGATCTATTTCCCGCTGTTTGCCAAATTTAACGCAGTGGGTCGGAGCGGCGCTCTTCCTCACGAGCACGCTCCTTTCCTGCAGTCCTTCGTTTCGGGATGCGCGGCTGGCTCGGTGGCGGCTGTGGCGGTCACTCCTCTGGACG TCATAAAGACTCGTCTTCAGACGCTGCAGAAAGGGGAAGGAGAAGATTCATACCGGGGCATCATCGACTGCACACG GCGCATTCTGAGTCGAGAGGGACCGTCGGCCTTTCTTAAAGGAGCGACGTGTCGAGCGCTGGTCATTGCCCCGCTTTTTGGGATCGCACAAGGCATCTACTTCCTGGGTGTGGGTGAGCAGGTGATGAAGCTGCTGGGATAG